Proteins encoded in a region of the Paenibacillus sp. W2I17 genome:
- a CDS encoding holin family protein has translation MNEGMSGVIKMVSAVVGAGAGYLYGGWGILINILLIFVVVDWVTGWAAAWIKHELRSRVGFEGIARKAAIFLVVTISHFVDIIVTGGTGIIQDAVVFFYLANELLSITENLGRMGVPMPDVLRNAVKIFESKSSVPENPNLPDPPKEDPDVTTQKPAV, from the coding sequence ATGAACGAGGGGATGTCTGGTGTCATTAAAATGGTATCCGCAGTTGTGGGGGCTGGCGCGGGGTACCTCTATGGAGGTTGGGGAATTTTGATTAATATACTACTGATTTTTGTTGTTGTAGATTGGGTAACTGGATGGGCTGCAGCCTGGATCAAACATGAGCTACGCAGCCGTGTAGGTTTTGAAGGGATTGCCCGGAAAGCGGCCATTTTTTTAGTGGTGACCATTTCGCATTTTGTGGATATCATCGTGACTGGAGGAACCGGAATCATCCAAGATGCTGTTGTCTTTTTCTATCTAGCTAATGAACTCCTGTCTATCACTGAGAACTTGGGACGCATGGGTGTACCTATGCCTGATGTCCTGCGTAATGCCGTCAAGATTTTTGAGTCTAAGAGTTCGGTACCGGAGAATCCAAATCTGCCAGATCCACCGAAAGAAGACCCAGATGTAACAACTCAAAAGCCTGCAGTTTAA
- a CDS encoding pyocin knob domain-containing protein: MAKTDWKISDKVKPDDMNAIGEEINGLHDGFIKKSIVIPAGEDLNTYMEEGNYYCPANATVETLLNSPTEEAFHLTVEPHAGVLQTLTTFQPGNLEVYQRNYYFGWGPWNKVPTRDELEEILPLANANAQTYVNERPWQKFKLTEDSGDVKILPSNSNLNNVLAPGFYYAPFFSTNAPEMGTWYVEVISYSESFLMQRATGFSKVYVRNRDNGDWFPWILQTPQPKVWGAF; encoded by the coding sequence ATGGCAAAAACAGATTGGAAGATAAGTGACAAAGTTAAGCCTGATGATATGAATGCGATCGGAGAGGAAATTAACGGGCTGCATGATGGGTTTATTAAAAAATCGATTGTCATTCCTGCGGGAGAAGACCTTAATACCTATATGGAAGAAGGCAACTATTATTGCCCGGCTAATGCTACTGTAGAAACCTTGCTTAATTCTCCAACAGAAGAGGCCTTCCATTTAACGGTTGAGCCACATGCGGGAGTGTTGCAAACCCTAACCACTTTTCAGCCTGGGAATCTGGAAGTGTACCAAAGAAACTACTATTTCGGATGGGGTCCGTGGAATAAAGTACCTACAAGAGACGAACTTGAAGAGATACTGCCCCTGGCCAACGCGAACGCTCAGACTTATGTAAATGAACGACCGTGGCAAAAATTCAAGCTTACAGAGGATAGCGGGGACGTTAAAATCCTTCCCTCTAATTCTAACTTGAATAACGTGCTAGCGCCTGGCTTTTATTACGCACCATTTTTTTCAACTAATGCGCCGGAAATGGGAACCTGGTACGTAGAAGTTATATCTTATTCCGAGAGCTTTTTAATGCAACGAGCTACAGGATTCTCGAAAGTGTATGTGAGAAATCGCGATAACGGTGATTGGTTCCCGTGGATATTGCAAACACCACAACCAAAAGTATGGGGGGCGTTTTAG
- a CDS encoding ketopantoate hydroxymethyltransferase — protein sequence MIDQEILNELAAHLNSRITKVVINGVYEITNFSEKAVTESTVAVNFLIPAADVSMVTLIEVKGPNIRVSSKPVNLPVISDTLMLETFEIEEATD from the coding sequence ATGATCGATCAAGAAATATTGAACGAATTGGCCGCACATTTGAACTCCCGTATCACTAAGGTAGTCATCAATGGGGTATATGAGATAACCAACTTTTCAGAAAAAGCGGTCACGGAATCAACAGTTGCGGTTAACTTTTTGATTCCTGCTGCGGACGTGTCCATGGTCACTTTGATTGAGGTTAAAGGTCCGAATATCCGAGTGAGCTCGAAGCCAGTCAATTTGCCCGTTATATCGGACACGCTGATGCTGGAGACGTTTGAAATAGAGGAGGCTACAGACTGA
- a CDS encoding putative phage tail protein, with protein MSRLVEYLPPYYVDSKQMTSLLMAQEIELDNIATGILRQRNDMFIMTASSTAVRRREKMLRIQADPSKESLDFRRRRIINRQSTKPPFTQRWLQAQLDRLIGPGMAVVTVKPTEFLLLVTTNIENANLFREVQHTVQIVKPANMVYQQNTSLRHRISVKHTTVKRDVSWNYGLDGGWELGEKSFADLGPEVVL; from the coding sequence ATGAGTAGACTCGTGGAGTATCTGCCGCCGTATTATGTGGACAGCAAGCAGATGACTTCATTACTGATGGCACAGGAGATAGAGTTAGATAACATTGCTACCGGGATATTGCGTCAACGTAACGACATGTTCATCATGACAGCCAGCTCGACGGCAGTACGGCGTAGAGAAAAGATGTTGCGTATTCAGGCTGATCCTTCAAAGGAATCTTTAGACTTCCGCCGCCGGCGCATCATTAACCGTCAATCGACCAAACCGCCGTTCACTCAGCGTTGGCTTCAGGCTCAGCTCGATCGGTTGATCGGTCCGGGTATGGCCGTCGTGACGGTAAAGCCAACAGAGTTCTTGCTATTGGTCACGACAAATATTGAGAACGCCAACCTGTTTCGGGAAGTGCAACACACTGTCCAAATAGTGAAACCAGCCAATATGGTGTACCAGCAAAACACTTCCTTACGGCACAGGATCAGTGTTAAACATACGACCGTCAAACGAGATGTGTCTTGGAATTATGGATTGGACGGTGGTTGGGAACTCGGTGAAAAGTCATTCGCTGATTTAGGTCCGGAGGTGGTCTTATGA
- a CDS encoding baseplate J/gp47 family protein — protein sequence MPDDLDKRPGSIIYDSLAPAAAEFAQMYIDLSAGDDLYNVDTATGEYLTEGAAEWGVNRKQATFAVRKGTFLDSNGAGIDVTIGSRFFIEDLNYSVTERVSQGVYKVTSETAGVLGNAPFGSLLPMEYINDLASATLNDILVPGEDEETDDQLRERFFVEINEQPFGGNVADYRQMIRALDGVGAVRITPVWQGGGSVKATIMATGNVPPSTALINQLQELVDPVALAGQGLGLAPIGHTVTIDGVTWFTINITTTLTLDGDTTIGQVQQDVEEVINAYLLALRQSWETEAPLIIRVAPLESRILTVSGVVDVIGTQLNGSTANITLTVDQVPQRGTVTLNE from the coding sequence GTGCCTGATGATTTGGACAAGCGCCCTGGAAGTATTATTTATGATTCATTAGCACCTGCAGCAGCTGAATTCGCTCAGATGTACATCGATTTATCTGCCGGTGACGACTTATACAACGTCGATACAGCAACGGGAGAATACCTTACTGAAGGAGCAGCTGAATGGGGGGTTAATCGGAAGCAAGCAACGTTTGCAGTTCGAAAAGGCACATTTTTGGATTCGAATGGAGCGGGTATTGATGTAACCATCGGTAGCCGCTTTTTTATTGAGGATTTGAATTACTCAGTCACCGAAAGAGTTTCACAAGGCGTTTACAAAGTGACTTCTGAAACTGCAGGAGTCTTGGGAAATGCCCCATTCGGTTCGTTGCTACCAATGGAGTACATTAACGATTTAGCGTCGGCAACCTTGAACGACATCCTGGTACCTGGGGAAGACGAGGAAACGGACGACCAGCTGCGTGAACGATTTTTTGTTGAAATTAATGAACAACCTTTTGGCGGTAATGTTGCTGATTACCGCCAGATGATTAGAGCGTTGGACGGGGTTGGGGCAGTGCGAATCACTCCAGTTTGGCAAGGGGGCGGCTCCGTCAAAGCAACGATAATGGCAACCGGGAATGTTCCACCTTCAACGGCTTTGATCAATCAGTTGCAAGAACTCGTTGATCCGGTGGCTTTGGCAGGACAAGGGCTCGGATTAGCTCCAATCGGCCATACCGTAACGATAGATGGGGTTACCTGGTTCACGATCAACATTACAACCACATTGACACTAGATGGCGATACAACAATCGGACAAGTACAGCAAGACGTTGAAGAAGTGATCAATGCTTACCTCCTTGCTTTACGTCAATCATGGGAAACTGAGGCACCATTGATTATACGAGTTGCGCCACTCGAATCGCGCATACTGACCGTTTCCGGCGTTGTAGATGTGATTGGTACACAATTAAATGGGTCTACTGCCAACATCACTCTGACGGTTGATCAGGTGCCGCAACGAGGGACGGTGACACTTAATGAGTAG